The Novosphingobium kaempferiae genome includes a window with the following:
- a CDS encoding BolA/IbaG family iron-sulfur metabolism protein — MGMTATEIETMIRTALPDAEVTITDLAGDNDHYAAHVVSAAFTGKPRVAQHKLVYEALGGRMGGVLHALQLTTAVPN, encoded by the coding sequence ATGGGCATGACCGCAACCGAGATCGAGACGATGATCCGCACCGCGCTGCCGGATGCGGAAGTCACGATCACCGACCTCGCCGGTGACAACGACCACTACGCCGCGCACGTCGTTTCCGCCGCTTTCACGGGCAAGCCGCGCGTCGCCCAGCACAAGCTGGTCTACGAAGCGCTCGGCGGCCGCATGGGCGGCGTTCTGCATGCCTTGCAACTCACCACTGCCGTCCCCAACTGA
- the leuD gene encoding 3-isopropylmalate dehydratase small subunit, which produces MQAINHVAGKAIPFGRKNVDTDVIIPAHWLKTITREGLGKGAFESVKKEEGNVFTDPANAGAPILIAGDNFGCGSSREHAAWALLDMGVTCVIAPSFSDIFSGNAFKNGILTVALPQEAIDRLMEVALTDPIDIDLETQSVTTPFQDRFTFEIDPFRKHCLLNGLDEIGLTIAQGDAISSYEGKAKDGLPFLAKAVLAA; this is translated from the coding sequence ATGCAGGCGATCAACCACGTCGCCGGCAAGGCGATCCCATTCGGCCGCAAGAACGTCGACACCGACGTCATCATCCCGGCGCACTGGCTCAAGACCATCACCCGTGAAGGTCTCGGCAAGGGCGCGTTCGAGTCGGTCAAGAAGGAAGAAGGCAACGTCTTCACCGACCCGGCCAACGCCGGTGCGCCGATCCTCATCGCGGGCGACAACTTCGGTTGCGGCTCCAGCCGTGAGCACGCGGCCTGGGCGCTGCTCGACATGGGCGTGACCTGCGTGATCGCGCCGAGCTTCTCGGACATCTTCTCGGGTAACGCCTTCAAGAACGGCATCCTGACCGTGGCGCTGCCGCAGGAGGCGATCGATCGCCTGATGGAAGTCGCACTGACCGACCCCATCGACATCGACCTCGAAACCCAGTCGGTGACGACCCCGTTCCAGGACCGCTTCACCTTCGAGATCGACCCGTTCCGCAAGCACTGCCTGCTCAACGGCCTCGACGAGATCGGCCTGACGATCGCGCAGGGCGATGCCATCTCGTCCTATGAAGGCAAGGCGAAGGACGGGCTGCCGTTTCTCGCCAAGGCCGTTCTGGCCGCCTGA
- the grxD gene encoding Grx4 family monothiol glutaredoxin, translating into MSDVNARIGDIVKSNDVVLFMKGTPLFPQCGFSSRAIAILDHLGVAYETVDVLQDMEIRQGIKAYSDWPTIPQLYVKGEFLGGSDIMMEMYEAGELHQLMTESGIAAQG; encoded by the coding sequence ATGTCCGACGTCAACGCCCGTATCGGCGACATCGTAAAGAGCAACGACGTGGTCCTCTTCATGAAGGGCACCCCGTTGTTCCCGCAGTGCGGCTTCTCCAGCCGCGCCATCGCCATCCTCGACCACCTCGGCGTCGCTTACGAGACCGTCGACGTGTTGCAGGACATGGAAATCCGCCAGGGCATCAAGGCCTACTCGGACTGGCCGACGATCCCCCAGCTCTACGTCAAGGGCGAGTTCCTCGGCGGCAGCGACATCATGATGGAGATGTACGAGGCGGGCGAACTGCACCAGCTCATGACCGAAAGCGGGATCGCTGCCCAAGGCTGA
- a CDS encoding DUF1476 domain-containing protein, with protein sequence MTSFQDRERGEEAKFAHDADTLFRIQARRNRLVGEWAAERMKLSQAETDAYAKAVVQADFEEAGDEDVIRKLLGDLTAAGVDTTEAEVRAALSAKQAEARRQFLG encoded by the coding sequence ATGACGAGTTTCCAGGACCGCGAGCGCGGCGAAGAGGCCAAGTTCGCGCATGACGCCGACACCCTGTTCCGCATTCAGGCGCGTCGCAACCGCCTGGTCGGCGAATGGGCGGCCGAGCGCATGAAGCTCTCGCAGGCGGAAACCGACGCCTACGCCAAGGCCGTCGTTCAGGCCGACTTCGAGGAAGCCGGCGACGAGGACGTGATCCGCAAGCTGCTGGGCGACCTCACCGCCGCCGGCGTCGATACCACTGAAGCCGAAGTTCGCGCCGCGCTCTCCGCCAAGCAGGCCGAAGCGCGCCGCCAGTTCCTGGGTTGA
- the leuC gene encoding 3-isopropylmalate dehydratase large subunit, with protein sequence MTTNPRTLYQKIWDAHVVDKRDDGTCLIYIDRHIVHEVTSPQAFESLRAAGRPVRRPDLTLAVPDHNLPTTARRDANGNRVPIADPQSAQQLEMLEKNAPAFGIRYIGDADPEQGIVHVVGPEQGFSLPGATIVCGDSHTACNGGLGALAFGIGTSEVEHVLATQTLLLKQAKTFEVRVEGKLGAGVTPKDVILHVIGVIGTAGGTGYVIEYTGNVFREMSVEGRLTVSNMSIEGGARAGLVAPDETTFAYVKGRPYAPKGEDWDKAVAWWKSLATDEGATYDKSVFIRAEDIQPTVTWGTSPEDTSGIGGVVPSPEDFADASKRDAVKHSLDYMGLTPGTKLTDVEVQNIFIGSCTNSRIEDIRAAAEVLKGRHKADNVKWAIVVPGSGLVKAQAEAEGLDKIIIDAGLEWREPGCSACLAMNPDKVPAGERCASTSNRNFTGRQGPGARTHLMSPAMAAAAAVTGKLTDVRDLAPVTEPA encoded by the coding sequence ATGACAACGAATCCGCGCACCCTCTACCAGAAGATCTGGGACGCCCACGTCGTCGACAAGCGCGACGACGGTACCTGCCTCATCTATATCGACCGGCACATCGTCCATGAAGTGACGAGTCCGCAGGCTTTCGAAAGCCTTCGCGCCGCCGGCCGCCCGGTACGCCGTCCCGACCTTACCCTTGCGGTGCCCGACCACAACCTGCCCACCACCGCACGCCGCGACGCCAACGGCAACCGCGTGCCCATCGCCGATCCCCAGAGTGCCCAGCAGCTGGAAATGCTGGAAAAGAACGCCCCCGCCTTCGGCATCCGCTACATCGGCGACGCCGATCCGGAACAGGGCATCGTCCACGTCGTCGGTCCCGAGCAGGGCTTCTCGCTGCCCGGCGCGACGATCGTCTGCGGTGACAGCCACACCGCCTGCAACGGCGGCCTCGGCGCGCTGGCGTTCGGCATCGGCACCAGCGAAGTCGAGCACGTCCTCGCCACGCAGACGCTGCTGCTCAAGCAGGCGAAGACCTTCGAGGTCCGCGTTGAGGGCAAGCTCGGCGCAGGTGTGACCCCAAAGGACGTGATCCTGCACGTCATCGGCGTCATCGGCACCGCCGGTGGCACCGGCTACGTGATCGAATACACCGGCAACGTCTTCCGCGAGATGTCGGTGGAAGGCCGCCTGACCGTGTCGAACATGTCGATCGAGGGCGGCGCCCGCGCCGGTCTGGTCGCGCCGGACGAGACGACCTTCGCCTACGTCAAGGGCCGCCCCTACGCGCCGAAGGGCGAGGACTGGGACAAGGCCGTCGCTTGGTGGAAGAGCCTCGCGACCGACGAAGGCGCGACTTACGACAAGTCCGTCTTCATCCGCGCCGAGGACATCCAGCCGACCGTCACCTGGGGCACCAGCCCCGAGGACACCTCCGGCATCGGCGGCGTCGTCCCCAGCCCCGAAGACTTCGCCGACGCCTCCAAGCGCGATGCGGTCAAGCACAGCCTCGACTACATGGGCCTGACGCCCGGCACCAAGCTCACCGACGTCGAAGTGCAGAACATCTTCATCGGCAGCTGCACCAACAGCCGCATCGAGGATATCCGCGCCGCCGCCGAAGTGCTCAAGGGCCGCCACAAGGCCGACAACGTGAAGTGGGCGATCGTCGTCCCCGGATCGGGTCTGGTCAAGGCGCAGGCCGAGGCCGAGGGTCTCGACAAGATCATCATCGATGCGGGCCTCGAATGGCGCGAGCCGGGCTGCTCGGCATGCCTCGCCATGAACCCGGACAAGGTTCCGGCGGGCGAACGCTGCGCCTCCACCAGCAACCGCAACTTCACCGGCCGTCAGGGTCCAGGTGCGCGCACCCACCTGATGAGCCCGGCGATGGCCGCCGCCGCCGCCGTCACCGGCAAGCTGACCGACGTGCGCGATCTGGCGCCCGTGACCGAACCGGCCTGA
- a CDS encoding NUDIX domain-containing protein — MFRSPPSDQPMSADGPSVVPAATVVVFRHAAEGGPPELLMLQRSDGMRFAGGAAVFPGGRVDPADRELARRILPGEAEEIAAARIAAIRETLEESGLMIATRQPVTAQEAREARALLMEVGRLDIVLERFGWELEPQSLTFFAHWCPLWEKAFDTRFFVVDLGTGAVDVTVDATENSRLFWTSAADALAMADSGEITVIFPTRRNLERLAQYASHAEALADIAAHPVSRINPHTEQRDDGEWLVIPEGLGYPVLGQLKATARRG; from the coding sequence ATGTTCCGCAGCCCCCCTTCCGACCAGCCGATGTCCGCCGATGGCCCCTCGGTCGTCCCCGCCGCCACGGTGGTCGTGTTCCGCCATGCCGCCGAGGGCGGACCGCCCGAACTGCTCATGCTCCAGCGTTCCGACGGCATGCGCTTTGCCGGGGGTGCGGCAGTGTTCCCCGGCGGCCGCGTCGATCCTGCCGACCGCGAACTCGCCCGCCGCATCCTGCCGGGCGAAGCCGAGGAGATCGCTGCGGCCCGCATCGCCGCCATCCGCGAGACGCTGGAGGAAAGCGGGCTGATGATCGCCACCCGCCAGCCCGTCACCGCGCAGGAGGCCCGCGAAGCCCGCGCGCTGCTGATGGAGGTGGGTCGCCTCGACATCGTGCTGGAGCGCTTCGGCTGGGAACTGGAGCCGCAGTCGCTCACCTTCTTCGCGCACTGGTGCCCCTTGTGGGAAAAGGCGTTCGACACCCGCTTCTTCGTCGTAGACCTCGGCACCGGGGCGGTCGACGTGACGGTGGACGCGACCGAGAACTCGCGCCTGTTCTGGACCAGCGCCGCCGATGCGCTCGCCATGGCCGACAGCGGCGAGATCACCGTGATCTTCCCGACCCGCCGCAACCTCGAACGGCTGGCGCAATACGCCAGCCATGCCGAGGCGCTCGCCGACATCGCCGCGCACCCGGTCTCGCGCATCAATCCGCATACCGAGCAGCGCGACGACGGCGAGTGGCTGGTGATCCCCGAGGGTCTCGGCTACCCGGTTCTCGGCCAGCTCAAGGCGACCGCGCGAAGAGGCTGA